One genomic segment of Clavelina lepadiformis chromosome 3, kaClaLepa1.1, whole genome shotgun sequence includes these proteins:
- the LOC143448400 gene encoding uncharacterized protein LOC143448400 isoform X1, which yields MTAMRDSNQAQSFCVDGDIKMVAGDNVAAAIAYLQAHTLHASATKEHVESLSEEQRKELIDILQEWIKRQKAYDKSTLGITVTADQVWEFIFCLDPEAVVTCFASIESFLQHKCYQEVIDSCTAIIKHYPLETVSILLQRALARTLMGDQDKEAIADYLRAFLKDKETTIRVVQVTQSEHLESVKKLMLNCVHSQSPPVNEVKPYKQWLALTIDCCRFLLAFEPENFQLQMTFVEKLKAIHKTDKAISMLTEMLDAARHDPKTDQEQLTKILLKRSACHTDKQHVDLALNDISAGLNAAADLERALFANNDDFNCDKEFKWLMASRKKSSEIAKEIYGGKSNDLADLYVTIDKAASKLHAEDRFKAVTKMENIRLSIDFYRAMLVLQPSSKDALFKLGSSYARLGKNKLAVKIFDKLLEDPHFAQDAAILTARALCYRELGKKVEAQKDYDTLLRHKPRDVTLLCERALVCIEDDDITACVEDLLAASRINQKAVVSHVSKEPLVQRTRLRQVLFDYAKTLLQDAPLPTSKTPHAEVSHRDVVNDDTLSVTLGISQLLTKLNPSDLSCHILLAHAMFHAGSVNDAETKLKKMLHENTQTLDTHVIKLHLGLIKVFTKRRDEGMSVLIDVLTKKSDRVFSSLLRDIPISERARLADESHQYGIDILQSNREMETVKEAVHCFTLAILCCRGTDLVLEESSFNPWLLLTDATCLAGIRKKSDKMAYSSWSLASLSSFSVLLKTNFRFNPATLFDLRKMKRRRLNGGTGVYRSYLARAECMAHIGDQRAAILDFSAAVEINSSCVEGLCGRAFMRLALGDETECVNDVTLSCDVDLQAVVAHIHALPDDAKKMLLFWIDHRVVVLLLNYGYKSGDRLGTGGSASTISMLDETTFKPGEDVSRSSSLSSIHPPSYPADPSSSQVTEKQRSADDEAVSKPSDESNENENPAKVKQVADTKKDESMKPEDDAMAKQQRKLHKSNTKDFKDALLKLDVDYEQNSVAVQHQKSRESFSTTVTSFSTYDDVTSSMEKAEILHKCLTLGKLLTTVDPNSPTWQGMYADILIVKGDYEEALRHLQLVMELSPNDVTAPARAGLINVKINRYKTACRLLGSLANVDHSGLVYVLKALDISRRRRLAEEAFSNGEKLGDLDKHAEARDLYTLSLLADSYSRAEKLRFRSRCHRKMGEIEKAIIDISEVIKENVRKPQAADYCARASLYLVEGKEFQTCRDYIKALQLDRTQSITLMHIKPGRNLLSTVFYRQALIAYSRHNYQECSDLCDFALLIDNGNIDMRKLRARAKRELSKCVIQ from the exons ATGACAGCAATGCGGGACTCGAACCAGGCACAGTCATTTTGCGTGGATGGAGACATTAAAATGGTTGCTGGTGATAATGTTGCAGCAGCGATTGCTTATCTCCAAGCGCATACACTTCATGCTAGCGCGACAAAAGAGCATGTGGAATCTCTATCCGAAGAGCAGCGTAAAGAGCTGATCGATATTCTGCAAGAATGGATCAAACGACAAAAAGCATATGATAA GTCGACATTGGGTATCACGGTAACTGCTGATCAGGTTTGGGAGTTTATATTTTGTCTGGACCCAGAGGCAGTTGTGACGTGTTTTGCAAGCATAGAATCTTTTCTTCAGCATAAGTGCTACCAAGAG GTAATCGACAGTTGCACAGCAATCATAAAACACTATCCTTTGGAGACAGTATCAATACTGCTGCAGCGTGCTTTGGCACGAACTTTGATGGGTGACCAAGACAAAGAGGCAATTGCAGATTATCTGCGAGCTTTTCTAAAAGACAAAGAAACAACAATTCGG GTAGTTCAGGTGACACAAAGTGAGCATCTTGAGAGCGTAAAGAAGTTGATGCTAAATTGCGTGCATTCACAATCTCCCCCAGTCAACGAGGTGAAACCTTACAAACAGTGGCTGGCGTTAACTATTGACTGTTGCAG ATTTCTACTCGCCTTTGAGCCAGAGAATTTCCAATTGCAAATGACTTTTGTAGAAAAGTTAAAAGCAATTCATAAAACCGACAAAGCAATCTCCATGCTCACAGAAATGCTGGACGCTGCTAGACATGATCCTAAGACTGACCAAGAGCAATTGACGAAGATTCTCCTCAAGCGAAGTGCTTGCCACACGGACAAGCAACACGTCGACCTTGCGTTAAATGACATATCTGCTGGTTTGAATGCAGCTGCTGATCTTGAAAGGGCATTGTTTGCAAACAATGATGATTTTAACTGTGATAAAGAGTTCAAGTGGCTGATGGCTTCTCGCAAAAAATCAAGTGAGAttgcaaaagaaatttatgGCGGTAAATCTAACGACTTGGCAGATCTATATGTGACTATTGACAAGGCCGCTTCAAAACTTCACGCCGAAGACAGGTTCAAGGCCGTGACGAAAATGGAAAACATCCGTCTGTCCATTGACTTCTACAGAGCCATGCTAGTGCTGCAGCCCAGCAGCAAAGATGCCTTGTTTAAACTTGGAAGTTCTTATGCACGACTAGGCAAGAACAAGCttgctgtgaaaatatttgataaacTTTTGGAAGATCCGCATTTCGCACAAGATGCAGCTATTTTGACCGCAAGGGCCTTATGTTACCGGGAATTAGGCAAAAAA gtCGAAGCGCAAAAAGATTATGACACGTTGTTGCGTCACAAACCTCGCGATGTCACGTTACTATGTGAAAGGGCGTTAGTATGCATCGAGGATGACGACATCACTGCATGTGTTGAAGATCTACTG gcGGCTAGCAGAATTAATCAAAAGGCTGTTGTAAGTCACGTAAGCAAGGAGCCGCTTGTCCAACGAACTCGATTACGTCAAGTTTTGTTTGACTACGCCAAAACGTTGCTTCAGGATGCCCCTCTGCCAACCAGCAAAA CACCACACGCAGAAGTGTCCCACAGAGATGTTGTAAATGATGACACGTTGTCGGTTACGTTGGGGATTTCCCAGCTTTTGACCAAACTGAATCCGTCGGATTTGTCTTGCCATATACTCCTGGCTCATGCAATGTTTCATGCAGGGAGTGTTAACGATGCTGAAACTAAACTAAAGAAGATGCTTCATGAAAATACTCAA ACACTTGACACTCACGTGATAAAGCTACATTTGGGTTTGATAAAAGTTTTCACGAAAAGACGCGACGAAGGAATGTCGGTTTTAATCGATGTCTTAACGAAGAAAAGCGATCGTGTTTTTTCGTCTCTGCTGCGCGATATTCCTATCAGCGAAAGAGCAAGGCTTGCTGATGAGTCCCATCAGTATGGCATCGACATTCTTCAAAGTAACCGAGAAATGGAAACAGTCAAAGAGGCTGTGCACTGTTTTACACTCGCCATACTTTGCTGTAGAGGAACTGATTTAGTTTTAGAAG AATCTTCATTCAATCCGTGGCTCCTCCTCACTGACGCAACGTGCTTGGCTGGAATACGAAAGAAATCCGATAAAATGGCGTATTCTTCCTGGTCTTTGGCTTCCCTCAGTTCTTTTTCtgttcttttaaaaactaactTTCGTTTCAACCCAGCAACTCTGTTTGACCTTAGGAAAATGAAACGTAGAA GGTTAAATGGAGGAACCGGCGTTTATCGATCGTATCTAGCACGTGCAGAATGTATGGCTCACATTGGAGACCAACGGGCAGCAATCTTGGATTTTTCAGCCGCTGTTGAA ATCAATTCCAGTTGCGTTGAGGGACTGTGCGGACGGGCTTTCATGAGACTTGCGCTTGGGGACGAAACAGAGTGCGTAAATGACGTCACTTTGTCGTGCGATGTGGATTTACAAGCCGTTGTGGCGCATATTCATGCACTGCCAGACGACGCAAAGAAAATGTTGCTATTTTGGATAG ATCACAGGGTTGTAGTACTGCTGCTGAACTATGGCTACAAATCAGGTGACAGACTTGGGACCGGCGGCTCAGCATCTACAATCAG CATGTTGGATGAAACTACGTTTAAGCCTGGAGAGGATGTTTCAAGGAGTTCCTCTCTATCTTCCATCCATCCTCCTTCGTACCCGGCTGATCCCTCATCCAGTCAAGTTACAGAAAAGCAGCGGTCCGCAGACGATGAAGCAGTTTCAAAGCCGAGTGATGAAAGCAATGAAAACGAAAATCCTGCCAAGGTTAAGCAAGTTGCCGATACAAAAAAAGACGAAAGCATGAAGCCAGAAGAcgatgcgatggcaaaacaacaaagaaaattacaCAA GTCTAACACAAAAGATTTCAAAGATGCGCTCCTCAAATTAGATGTCGATTATGAACAAAATTCGGTGGCGGTTCAACATCAAAAAAGCAGAGAATCGTTTTCAACcactgtgacgtcattttcgACATATGATGACGTAACCAGTAGCATGGAAAAAGCAGAGATTCTTCACAAATGTCTGACGTTGGGAAAACTGTTAACAACTGTGGATCCCAATAGTCCAACTTGGCAAGGGATGTACGCCGATATTCTCATAGTCAAAG GTGATTATGAGGAAGCCTTGCGTCACTTACAATTGGTTATGGAGCTTTCGCCAAATGATGTAACTGCTCCAGCCAGGGCAGGTCTTATTAACGTCAAAATAAACCGTTACAAAACTGCTTGCCGACTTTTGGGCAGTTTGGCAAATGTGGATCACAGTGGTCTCGTGTACGTATTGAAGGCATTGGACATATCGAGACGTCGACGCctagcagaa gagGCCTTTAGTAATGGCGAAAAACTCGGCGACTTGGATAAACACGCAGAAGCACGTGACCTCTACACTTTAAGCTTATTGGCTGACTCTTATTCGAGGGCAGAAAAGCTACGATTTCGTTCGCGGTGTCACAGAAAGATGGGAGAAATAGA aaaagCGATCATTGATATATCTGAGGTCATTAAAGAAAATGTACGGAAACCACAAGCTGCTGACTACTGTGCCAGGGCATCTCTTTACTTGGTCGAAGGAAAAGAATTTCAGACTTGTCGTGACTACATTAAGGCTTTACAGTTAGACAG AACGCAATCCATAACGTTGATGCACATCAAACCTGGAAGAAATTTACTCTCTACCGTCTTCTACCGGCAAGCACTCATTGCTTACAGCCGCCACAATTACCAAGAGTGTTCAGATTTATGTGATTTTGCTTTGCTGATCGACAACGGCAACATTGATATGAGAAAACTTCGAGCGCGAGCGAAAAGAGAATTGAGTAAATGCGTCATTCAGTGA
- the LOC143448400 gene encoding uncharacterized protein LOC143448400 isoform X2, with protein MTAMRDSNQAQSFCVDGDIKMVAGDNVAAAIAYLQAHTLHASATKEHVESLSEEQRKELIDILQEWIKRQKAYDKSTLGITVTADQVWEFIFCLDPEAVVTCFASIESFLQHKCYQEVIDSCTAIIKHYPLETVSILLQRALARTLMGDQDKEAIADYLRAFLKDKETTIRVVQVTQSEHLESVKKLMLNCVHSQSPPVNEVKPYKQWLALTIDCCRFLLAFEPENFQLQMTFVEKLKAIHKTDKAISMLTEMLDAARHDPKTDQEQLTKILLKRSACHTDKQHVDLALNDISAGLNAAADLERALFANNDDFNCDKEFKWLMASRKKSSEIAKEIYGGKSNDLADLYVTIDKAASKLHAEDRFKAVTKMENIRLSIDFYRAMLVLQPSSKDALFKLGSSYARLGKNKLAVKIFDKLLEDPHFAQDAAILTARALCYRELGKKVEAQKDYDTLLRHKPRDVTLLCERALVCIEDDDITACVEDLLAASRINQKAVVSHVSKEPLVQRTRLRQVLFDYAKTLLQDAPLPTSKTPHAEVSHRDVVNDDTLSVTLGISQLLTKLNPSDLSCHILLAHAMFHAGSVNDAETKLKKMLHENTQTLDTHVIKLHLGLIKVFTKRRDEGMSVLIDVLTKKSDRVFSSLLRDIPISERARLADESHQYGIDILQSNREMETVKEAVHCFTLAILCCRGTDLVLEGLNGGTGVYRSYLARAECMAHIGDQRAAILDFSAAVEINSSCVEGLCGRAFMRLALGDETECVNDVTLSCDVDLQAVVAHIHALPDDAKKMLLFWIDHRVVVLLLNYGYKSGDRLGTGGSASTISMLDETTFKPGEDVSRSSSLSSIHPPSYPADPSSSQVTEKQRSADDEAVSKPSDESNENENPAKVKQVADTKKDESMKPEDDAMAKQQRKLHKSNTKDFKDALLKLDVDYEQNSVAVQHQKSRESFSTTVTSFSTYDDVTSSMEKAEILHKCLTLGKLLTTVDPNSPTWQGMYADILIVKGDYEEALRHLQLVMELSPNDVTAPARAGLINVKINRYKTACRLLGSLANVDHSGLVYVLKALDISRRRRLAEEAFSNGEKLGDLDKHAEARDLYTLSLLADSYSRAEKLRFRSRCHRKMGEIEKAIIDISEVIKENVRKPQAADYCARASLYLVEGKEFQTCRDYIKALQLDRTQSITLMHIKPGRNLLSTVFYRQALIAYSRHNYQECSDLCDFALLIDNGNIDMRKLRARAKRELSKCVIQ; from the exons ATGACAGCAATGCGGGACTCGAACCAGGCACAGTCATTTTGCGTGGATGGAGACATTAAAATGGTTGCTGGTGATAATGTTGCAGCAGCGATTGCTTATCTCCAAGCGCATACACTTCATGCTAGCGCGACAAAAGAGCATGTGGAATCTCTATCCGAAGAGCAGCGTAAAGAGCTGATCGATATTCTGCAAGAATGGATCAAACGACAAAAAGCATATGATAA GTCGACATTGGGTATCACGGTAACTGCTGATCAGGTTTGGGAGTTTATATTTTGTCTGGACCCAGAGGCAGTTGTGACGTGTTTTGCAAGCATAGAATCTTTTCTTCAGCATAAGTGCTACCAAGAG GTAATCGACAGTTGCACAGCAATCATAAAACACTATCCTTTGGAGACAGTATCAATACTGCTGCAGCGTGCTTTGGCACGAACTTTGATGGGTGACCAAGACAAAGAGGCAATTGCAGATTATCTGCGAGCTTTTCTAAAAGACAAAGAAACAACAATTCGG GTAGTTCAGGTGACACAAAGTGAGCATCTTGAGAGCGTAAAGAAGTTGATGCTAAATTGCGTGCATTCACAATCTCCCCCAGTCAACGAGGTGAAACCTTACAAACAGTGGCTGGCGTTAACTATTGACTGTTGCAG ATTTCTACTCGCCTTTGAGCCAGAGAATTTCCAATTGCAAATGACTTTTGTAGAAAAGTTAAAAGCAATTCATAAAACCGACAAAGCAATCTCCATGCTCACAGAAATGCTGGACGCTGCTAGACATGATCCTAAGACTGACCAAGAGCAATTGACGAAGATTCTCCTCAAGCGAAGTGCTTGCCACACGGACAAGCAACACGTCGACCTTGCGTTAAATGACATATCTGCTGGTTTGAATGCAGCTGCTGATCTTGAAAGGGCATTGTTTGCAAACAATGATGATTTTAACTGTGATAAAGAGTTCAAGTGGCTGATGGCTTCTCGCAAAAAATCAAGTGAGAttgcaaaagaaatttatgGCGGTAAATCTAACGACTTGGCAGATCTATATGTGACTATTGACAAGGCCGCTTCAAAACTTCACGCCGAAGACAGGTTCAAGGCCGTGACGAAAATGGAAAACATCCGTCTGTCCATTGACTTCTACAGAGCCATGCTAGTGCTGCAGCCCAGCAGCAAAGATGCCTTGTTTAAACTTGGAAGTTCTTATGCACGACTAGGCAAGAACAAGCttgctgtgaaaatatttgataaacTTTTGGAAGATCCGCATTTCGCACAAGATGCAGCTATTTTGACCGCAAGGGCCTTATGTTACCGGGAATTAGGCAAAAAA gtCGAAGCGCAAAAAGATTATGACACGTTGTTGCGTCACAAACCTCGCGATGTCACGTTACTATGTGAAAGGGCGTTAGTATGCATCGAGGATGACGACATCACTGCATGTGTTGAAGATCTACTG gcGGCTAGCAGAATTAATCAAAAGGCTGTTGTAAGTCACGTAAGCAAGGAGCCGCTTGTCCAACGAACTCGATTACGTCAAGTTTTGTTTGACTACGCCAAAACGTTGCTTCAGGATGCCCCTCTGCCAACCAGCAAAA CACCACACGCAGAAGTGTCCCACAGAGATGTTGTAAATGATGACACGTTGTCGGTTACGTTGGGGATTTCCCAGCTTTTGACCAAACTGAATCCGTCGGATTTGTCTTGCCATATACTCCTGGCTCATGCAATGTTTCATGCAGGGAGTGTTAACGATGCTGAAACTAAACTAAAGAAGATGCTTCATGAAAATACTCAA ACACTTGACACTCACGTGATAAAGCTACATTTGGGTTTGATAAAAGTTTTCACGAAAAGACGCGACGAAGGAATGTCGGTTTTAATCGATGTCTTAACGAAGAAAAGCGATCGTGTTTTTTCGTCTCTGCTGCGCGATATTCCTATCAGCGAAAGAGCAAGGCTTGCTGATGAGTCCCATCAGTATGGCATCGACATTCTTCAAAGTAACCGAGAAATGGAAACAGTCAAAGAGGCTGTGCACTGTTTTACACTCGCCATACTTTGCTGTAGAGGAACTGATTTAGTTTTAGAAG GGTTAAATGGAGGAACCGGCGTTTATCGATCGTATCTAGCACGTGCAGAATGTATGGCTCACATTGGAGACCAACGGGCAGCAATCTTGGATTTTTCAGCCGCTGTTGAA ATCAATTCCAGTTGCGTTGAGGGACTGTGCGGACGGGCTTTCATGAGACTTGCGCTTGGGGACGAAACAGAGTGCGTAAATGACGTCACTTTGTCGTGCGATGTGGATTTACAAGCCGTTGTGGCGCATATTCATGCACTGCCAGACGACGCAAAGAAAATGTTGCTATTTTGGATAG ATCACAGGGTTGTAGTACTGCTGCTGAACTATGGCTACAAATCAGGTGACAGACTTGGGACCGGCGGCTCAGCATCTACAATCAG CATGTTGGATGAAACTACGTTTAAGCCTGGAGAGGATGTTTCAAGGAGTTCCTCTCTATCTTCCATCCATCCTCCTTCGTACCCGGCTGATCCCTCATCCAGTCAAGTTACAGAAAAGCAGCGGTCCGCAGACGATGAAGCAGTTTCAAAGCCGAGTGATGAAAGCAATGAAAACGAAAATCCTGCCAAGGTTAAGCAAGTTGCCGATACAAAAAAAGACGAAAGCATGAAGCCAGAAGAcgatgcgatggcaaaacaacaaagaaaattacaCAA GTCTAACACAAAAGATTTCAAAGATGCGCTCCTCAAATTAGATGTCGATTATGAACAAAATTCGGTGGCGGTTCAACATCAAAAAAGCAGAGAATCGTTTTCAACcactgtgacgtcattttcgACATATGATGACGTAACCAGTAGCATGGAAAAAGCAGAGATTCTTCACAAATGTCTGACGTTGGGAAAACTGTTAACAACTGTGGATCCCAATAGTCCAACTTGGCAAGGGATGTACGCCGATATTCTCATAGTCAAAG GTGATTATGAGGAAGCCTTGCGTCACTTACAATTGGTTATGGAGCTTTCGCCAAATGATGTAACTGCTCCAGCCAGGGCAGGTCTTATTAACGTCAAAATAAACCGTTACAAAACTGCTTGCCGACTTTTGGGCAGTTTGGCAAATGTGGATCACAGTGGTCTCGTGTACGTATTGAAGGCATTGGACATATCGAGACGTCGACGCctagcagaa gagGCCTTTAGTAATGGCGAAAAACTCGGCGACTTGGATAAACACGCAGAAGCACGTGACCTCTACACTTTAAGCTTATTGGCTGACTCTTATTCGAGGGCAGAAAAGCTACGATTTCGTTCGCGGTGTCACAGAAAGATGGGAGAAATAGA aaaagCGATCATTGATATATCTGAGGTCATTAAAGAAAATGTACGGAAACCACAAGCTGCTGACTACTGTGCCAGGGCATCTCTTTACTTGGTCGAAGGAAAAGAATTTCAGACTTGTCGTGACTACATTAAGGCTTTACAGTTAGACAG AACGCAATCCATAACGTTGATGCACATCAAACCTGGAAGAAATTTACTCTCTACCGTCTTCTACCGGCAAGCACTCATTGCTTACAGCCGCCACAATTACCAAGAGTGTTCAGATTTATGTGATTTTGCTTTGCTGATCGACAACGGCAACATTGATATGAGAAAACTTCGAGCGCGAGCGAAAAGAGAATTGAGTAAATGCGTCATTCAGTGA
- the LOC143449030 gene encoding thiamine transporter 2-like, which translates to MENWKKPTIIICLYGFFLYIKPSEPFLTPYLMGPVHNLTEEEVVNEIYPVWIYSYLALLVPVFLLTDYLKYKPIIILQALGQMSCWILLLFGRGVSLMRLMQVFYAFGTSGEVAYYSYIYSVVEEKHYQLVTSYIRSATLLGYFLASLLSQLLVSLADLSYYYLNVISLVNVSIAFVIALFLPMPKRTLFFYASNNASSESRQKMLEKEVSKGNGTSFSNSSIPDLPTMGSEKTSGSWKTTLVTLGKDLKDCYTDTTLLRWSVWWALSTCGWLLVVNYVQNLWETIRPSEDHEIYNGAVETVATVLGALGALAVGYIKVNWVKWGEFSLGFISLVICVLLMAMYWTTDIWICYVAYVLFISLYNIVITITQFQIAVGLSTQRFALVFGANTFMAVVLNTIFTVILIDPVGLQLNVETQFIIYSGYFGIIAMVFLAHAFYFLAKYGFAGPAPNLAENEELR; encoded by the exons ATGGAAAATTGGAAGAAACCAACCATTATCATCTGCTTGTATGGATTTTTTCTCTACATAAAACCCTCAGAGCCCTTTCTTACCCCTTACCTTATG ggGCCTGTACATAATCTTACTGAAGAAGAGGTAGTTAATgaaatttacccggtgtggATTTATTCATATCTTGCCCTATTAGTTCCAGTATTTTTACTGACTGACTATTTGAAGTACAAACCCATCATTATTTTGCAAGCACTTGG ACAAATGTCTTGCTGGATTTTGCTGTTGTTTGGAAGAGGAGTTTCTCTCATGCGACTTATGCAagttttttatgcttttggtACATCTGGTGAAGTGGCATATTATTCCTATATTTACAG tgtgGTGGAAGAGAAACATTATCAGCTTGTGACCTCATATATTCGATCTGCAACCCTTTTGGGCTATTTCTTGGCCTCTCTGCTTAGTCAACTTTTGGTCTCATTGGCTGACCTCAGTTACTATTACCTCAATGTCATATCACTGGTCAATGTGTCTATTGCATTTGTGATTGCACTATTTCTCCCAATGCCCAAGCGAACATTATTCTTTTATGCATCAAATAATGCATCCAGTGAGAGCCGACAGAAGATGCTAGAAAAAGAAGTTTCAAAAGGCAATGGAACTTCTTTTTCGAACAGCTCTATACCAGATTTACCCACCATGGGCTCCGAGAAAACTTCT GGCTCTTGGAAGACAACTTTAGTCACATTGGGCAAAGATTTAAAAGATTGTTACACTGACACAACTTTGCTTCGTTGGTCGGTCTGGTGGGCGTTGTCCACATGCGGTTGGCTACTGGTGGTCAATTATGTTCAAAACTTATGGGAAACTATACGGCCCAGTGAAGACCACGAGATTTACAATGGTGCAGTGGAAACTGTTGCAACAGTGCTAG GGGCGCTTGGTGCATTGGCCGTTGGTTACATCAAAGTGAATTGGGTGAAATGGGGCGAGTTTTCTTTAGGATTTATTTCGCTGGTGATATGTGTCCTTCTCATGGCTATGTACTGGACAACTGACATATGGATTTGCTACGTCGCATATGTCTTATTCATCAGCTTATATAATATCGTCATCACCATTACTCA GTTCCAGATAGCTGTGGGTTTGTCAACTCAAAGGTTTGCTTTGGTGTTTGGAGCAAACACGTTCATGGCTGTTGTACTGAACACTATTTTCACAGTAATTCTTATAGACCCAGTTGGACTTCAACTCAACGTTGAAACACAATTCATCATATACAG CGGTTACTTTGGCATCATCGCGATGGTTTTCTTGGCACACGCATTTTATTTCCTTGCCAAGTACGGTTTTGCCGGTCCTGCTCCGAATCTAGCCGAAAACGAAGAACTCAGATAA